From the genome of Candidatus Saccharimonadales bacterium, one region includes:
- the dnaG gene encoding DNA primase has protein sequence MQDAKEEVRARLNIEDVIGEYVQLKRAGRNFKGLSPFSGEKTPSFFVSPEKHIWHDFSSNKGGDVFSFVMEVEGMDFRQALEHLARRAGVDLTPYESKNSGEIARKKKRLLEANELAASYFQHSLLKNAHALEYVIKKRGLSKQIVQEFKIGYAPATGDALVQFLRKKGFSKKELTDAGLTNRFGGDLFRGRMTVPLMDPTGQVVGFTGRILTDDPNAPKYLNTPQTLLYDKGRHVFGLSQAKETIRTGDYAVVVEGNMDVVSSHQTGVRSVVATAGTAMTEFHLKALRRLTGNVRLAFDGDKAGLAATERAIPLASQVGVDLTIITLPGGAKDPDELIQKDVSLWQKAIETAVPAVDWILDQYKVREDITTATGKRTFTTAALAVVQGLSDPVERDHYEQKVASMVGSSLEAVKAKLEKGKSKEQPLKKVHISSSETLPDTSSYQDNLLAVALIDAASQSLFTEIDTAIFSSDERRAVAKFLASQPGKQAGNTPDPLKKYDTYVKILLLKADARYADWNDHDRYQETARLLRQTVNEHKKQTRDQLINQLRDAEEQGDDEKATAFRTQLNALIKEISRG, from the coding sequence ATGCAGGATGCCAAAGAAGAAGTACGGGCTCGGCTTAATATAGAAGACGTTATAGGGGAATATGTTCAGCTGAAGCGAGCTGGACGTAACTTTAAAGGTTTGAGTCCTTTCTCGGGTGAAAAGACACCGAGCTTCTTTGTGAGTCCCGAAAAACACATTTGGCATGACTTCTCTTCAAATAAAGGCGGTGATGTGTTCAGTTTCGTGATGGAAGTAGAGGGAATGGATTTCCGTCAAGCTCTTGAGCACCTGGCTCGCCGTGCCGGCGTTGATCTTACGCCCTACGAATCAAAAAACAGTGGTGAGATTGCTCGCAAAAAAAAGCGGCTCCTAGAAGCTAATGAACTGGCAGCTTCGTATTTTCAGCATAGTCTTCTAAAAAACGCCCACGCTTTGGAGTACGTGATCAAAAAACGTGGTCTCAGCAAGCAGATCGTTCAGGAATTTAAAATTGGGTACGCGCCTGCGACAGGTGATGCGCTTGTGCAGTTTTTGCGTAAAAAAGGATTCAGTAAAAAAGAACTTACCGATGCCGGTCTGACTAATCGTTTTGGCGGTGACCTTTTCAGAGGTAGAATGACTGTTCCGCTGATGGATCCGACGGGACAGGTGGTTGGTTTTACGGGGCGTATTCTTACGGATGACCCGAACGCGCCAAAATATCTCAATACGCCGCAAACACTTTTATACGATAAAGGACGCCATGTGTTTGGCTTAAGCCAGGCAAAAGAGACGATTCGCACGGGTGATTACGCAGTAGTGGTAGAAGGGAATATGGATGTCGTGAGTAGTCATCAGACAGGTGTTCGTTCTGTTGTTGCAACTGCTGGCACAGCTATGACTGAGTTTCATCTCAAAGCTCTTCGTCGTCTTACCGGAAATGTTCGCTTGGCTTTTGATGGGGACAAAGCGGGGCTCGCGGCGACCGAACGGGCGATTCCTCTTGCGAGCCAAGTTGGTGTTGACCTCACTATCATTACCTTGCCAGGAGGTGCTAAAGATCCAGACGAGCTCATTCAAAAGGATGTTTCTTTGTGGCAGAAGGCGATAGAGACAGCGGTGCCTGCGGTAGATTGGATACTCGACCAGTATAAAGTGCGTGAAGATATTACGACAGCTACGGGGAAACGAACATTTACCACCGCGGCATTAGCAGTTGTGCAAGGATTGAGTGACCCGGTAGAGCGTGATCATTATGAACAAAAAGTTGCTTCAATGGTAGGGTCGTCTCTTGAGGCGGTAAAAGCCAAGCTTGAAAAGGGAAAGTCAAAAGAACAGCCACTTAAAAAAGTACACATTTCTTCTAGCGAAACCTTACCTGATACTTCTTCGTATCAAGATAATCTTCTAGCGGTGGCTTTGATTGATGCCGCAAGCCAAAGTTTGTTTACAGAAATTGATACGGCAATATTTTCTAGCGATGAGCGCCGGGCCGTAGCGAAGTTTTTAGCTAGTCAACCTGGTAAACAAGCGGGGAATACTCCCGACCCCTTGAAAAAATACGATACCTATGTGAAAATACTATTATTAAAGGCCGACGCTCGCTACGCCGATTGGAACGATCATGATCGTTACCAGGAAACGGCTCGATTGCTCCGCCAAACGGTAAATGAACACAAGAAACAAACGCGCGATCAACTAATAAATCAATTACGGGACGCAGAAGAGCAAGGCGATGACGAGAAGGCGACTGCCTTTCGGACTCAGCTCAATGCGCTAATAAAGGAGATATCTCGTGGCTAA
- the rpoD gene encoding RNA polymerase sigma factor RpoD: MAKDDITPADDDQVVDASGGPLGELDEPALDELIDEEEDDVDALNSTEYFDDISDDSVRLYLREIGKIPLLNAEEELALAQKVVAGDKRAKDKMAEANMRLVVSIAKRYSGRGLDFLDLIQEGNTGLLRAVEKFDPDKGFKFSTYATWWIRQAITRAIADQARTIRIPVHMVETINKLLRTQRRMTQELNREPSIEELARELEMEPEKVEYVMKIKQDITSLDAGVGRDGEEEDSVLADFIEDEDSASPEDSAASQLLKEQVQSILSTLSEREQKIIKMRFGLENGKSHTLEEVGQEFAVTRERIRQIEAKALAKLRKHKDAKKLHDYIG, translated from the coding sequence GTGGCTAAAGATGATATAACCCCAGCAGATGACGATCAAGTTGTTGATGCAAGCGGTGGACCGCTTGGCGAACTCGACGAACCGGCACTTGATGAGCTTATCGACGAAGAAGAAGACGATGTCGATGCTCTGAATAGCACCGAATATTTTGATGATATTTCAGATGACAGCGTGCGGCTTTACCTCCGCGAAATTGGTAAAATTCCTCTTTTGAATGCAGAGGAAGAGCTTGCACTTGCGCAAAAGGTTGTAGCCGGTGATAAACGCGCCAAAGATAAAATGGCCGAGGCGAATATGCGTCTGGTCGTATCGATTGCAAAGCGCTACAGCGGCCGTGGACTTGATTTTCTCGATCTTATCCAAGAAGGAAACACGGGGCTTTTACGGGCGGTTGAAAAGTTCGACCCGGATAAAGGCTTTAAGTTTAGTACCTATGCCACCTGGTGGATTCGCCAGGCGATTACCCGTGCGATTGCCGACCAAGCCCGTACCATCCGTATTCCGGTTCACATGGTAGAAACCATCAATAAGCTGCTTCGTACCCAGCGTCGCATGACTCAAGAGCTCAACCGTGAACCATCGATTGAAGAGCTGGCGCGTGAGCTTGAGATGGAACCTGAAAAGGTTGAGTACGTCATGAAGATCAAACAAGACATTACGAGCCTTGACGCCGGTGTGGGCCGTGATGGTGAAGAAGAAGATTCCGTGTTGGCTGACTTTATTGAAGATGAAGATAGCGCCAGTCCCGAAGATTCAGCAGCGAGTCAACTCCTTAAAGAACAAGTTCAATCAATCCTCTCCACACTATCCGAGCGCGAACAAAAAATCATCAAAATGCGTTTTGGTCTTGAAAACGGTAAAAGCCATACTCTTGAAGAAGTTGGCCAGGAATTTGCCGTGACTCGTGAGCGTATCCGCCAAATCGAGGCGAAAGCGCTTGCAAAACTTCGTAAACATAAAGACGCCAAAAAACTTCACGACTACATCGGATAA